The segment CCGGCTGCGAGGGTACGCAGTTGCAGGAACCAGTCCGATGGATGGAACCAGTGGTCGTCGTGCAACAGGCAGTAATACTCGTAATCGAGTGGAATCCGTTTCAACAGGAAATCAAAGTCGGCCGGATCAAGCCCGTAGTTCGGGCGAACGAAAACAAAATCGGGTGATGCTTTGGCAATGGATTGGAGGGCTGCGTCATTCGGACCATTCAGAACCACCGCGAGATCGAACTGCGGCCGATAGCGGAGGAAATTCTCGTTGAAGCAGTACGTCGCCAGGTTCGGCCAGGTCCTTTCCGAAGTCACAACCAAAGCGAGGGTGTCGTTCATCGGGGTGTATCAGCCTTCATGGGAGACGCTGGAATCCAACCTACAAAAGTGTCCGCGCCAGGCCCCGTATCCTCGATCCGTGGAGATCGCAGGAGCGATCCGAGATTCCTCGCCAGCCCTAGGCCAACAGCTTGTGGATCACTTCTCCGCCGTTGACCGTCGGGCGCTCGTCGCGGCCATTGTGGAGGAAGGTCAGCCGGGCGTGGTCCATGCCGATGAGATGGAGGATCGTCGCGTGGATATCGTGGACGTGCGCCCGGTCTTCGACGGCCCGCAAGCCGATCTCATCCGTGGTTCCAACGACGGTTCCCGCCCTGATCCCGGCGCCGGCGAACCACATGGTGAAACCCCACGGGTTATGATCGCGCCCGTTGCCCTTTTCGTTGAAAGGCGTCCGGCCAAACTCACCGCCCCACACCACGAGCGTGCTGTCGAGCAAGCCGCGCGCCTTGAGATCGGTCAGGAGCCCGGCGATGGGCTTGTCCGTCTCCTTGCAATGCTTGGAGTGATTCGCCTCGATGTCGCTGTGGGCGTCCCACCCACTGGTGCCGCCGCAATAGAGCTGGATAAACCGAACCCCGCGTTCGACGAGACGGCGCGCGAGCAAGCAGTTGGTTCCCGTCTTGCGCGTGGCCTCTTCGTCCATGCCATAAAGCCGCTTCGTCGCTTCCGTTTCCTGAGAGAGATCGACCGCTTCGGGCGCGGCGGCTTGCATGCGGTATGCGAGCTCATACGAATTGAGCCGCGTGGCCAGTTCGGTGTCTTCCAGTTTGTCCGCCGCGTAATGGCGATTCAGGTCGGCCAGCAAATCGAGTTTGCTGCGCTGTTGTTTCTCGCCGACGGTTTTTGGCGAGGCCAGGTGAAAAATCGGCGTGCCTTCGGTGCGGAACTTCGTGCCCTGAAACGTGGCCGCCAAAAATCCGGAACTCCATTGCTTCGGCCCGCCCACGGGATCGCCGCCGTCAGCTAAAACCACGAAGGTCGGCAAATTCTGGTTCGCGCTGCCCAGCCCGTAGGTCGCCCAGGCGCCGAGCGAAGGACGGCCCGCGAGGATGTCGCCCGTGTTCATCTGCGTGACCGAGCCGACGTGATTCAGCCCGTTCGCCCAACAAGAACGCAGGACCGCGATATCGTCGGCGTGCTCCGCGACGTGCGGATACCAATCGGAAACCCAGATGCCGCTTTGGCCGTGCTGTTTGAACTTCCGTTTCGTCGGCATCAGGGTATTGCTTGCCGTGCCCATCGCAGTAATAGGCCGGCCAAAGGAAGCGGGCATGGGTTGTCCCGCAAGCGTATCCAGGGTGGGTTTTGGATCGAACAAATCCAGATGGCTCGGACCGCCTTCCATGAAAAGCCAGATGATCGATTTGGCCATCGGCGGGTAATGCGGCAGGCGAGGGGCCAGAGGGCTGAGCGGATTGATCCTCAGACCTGACGCGCGAGCCAGCAACCCTTCGAGACTCAGCATGTAACCGAACGCCAGCGCGCCGAAACCGCAGCCGGCGCGGCACAAGAAATCACGGCGCGAAGTGGGGGGCTGAACGTGGGGAGTGATCTGAGGCATAAGCAGCGCGACGGGGCGTTACAGCGTTACAACGTTAGATCGTTAAATCGGTTAACTGGGTTAAATGGGTTCAAAGGGTTGGAGATTGATTCGCATGGTCCGAGTTAGTTGCGATACACGAATTCGTTCGCGTTGATGAGCATGTGGCAGAAGTCCACGAGCGAAGCGGCGTGCATGGAGTCGCATGGCACGGCGGAATTCGTGGGCAACGCCAAAGGCTCATTCCCTGCGGCGCGTTCGCTCAGGATCTCCCGGTGCCGTCCAAAGAACCGGCGTGCAATCTCTTGCTCGGCCTTGTCCGGGGAACGCGAAAAAGCCAGGCGGTACGCGGCGTCGATTTGCCGATCGCAATCCGTGCCCGCCAGACCCAGAACGCGTCCGGCAAATGCCTGAGCCCACTCCAGAGTCAGTTTGTTGTTCAACAAGGTCAGCGCCTGGATCGGGCTGGTTGTGACCATCCGGCGCGAGCAAGTCTCATGAGTGTCCGGCATGTCGAAGGTCTCGAAAATCGGGTAACGCGTGTTGCGCCGGACAAAGACGTAAATGCTGCGGCGATTCCGCTCGATCTCATTCTTCGTGACCGGCCAGCCTCCGGCGACGCTCATGCCTTGCGGCAGTTCGGGAAAGACGCTCGGCCCGCCCATCTTCACGTTGAGCAACCCGGCCACTTCCAGCGCCGAATCCCGAAGCGCCTCGCCTTCCAGGCGCTGCCTTGGATAACGCCAAAGCAATTTGTTCTCGGAATCGACTTGGGCCGCGGCTTCGCGGTATCGAGAGGATTGCTGGTACGTGCTCGAAGTCATGATCAACCGGTGCATCTGTTTGAGGCTCCACCCGGTGCGGACGAACTCGCTCGCCAGCCAGTCGAGCAACTGCGGGTGCGTCGGCCGATCCCCCTTCAAACCGAAATCGCTCGCCGTCGCCACCAGGCCTCGTCCGAAGTGGTATTGCCAGATGCGATTCACCATCACGCGCGCCGTCAGGGGATTGCCGGCATCGGCGAGAAGGTTCGCGAGGGTCCCGCGCCGGCCGGTCGAATGCCCTCCCGGCAGCGAGACCAGTTTGGCCGGCTTCGCCTCGAACAACGTCAAGAACCCCGGCTCGACCTCCTCTTTGGGCGCGTCGTAAGCGCCGCGATTCAGCAGATAAGTTTTCGGGGCTTCGTCGCCCAAATCGACCATGCCGGTCCCAATCGGGAGTTCGTCCGGAAGCAAATCATCGAACTTCTTCAACTCGGCCATCAATTCGTCCCAGCGTTTCTTCACGTCGCCTTTGAGGCTGCTGCCGATGCTCTC is part of the Verrucomicrobiota bacterium genome and harbors:
- a CDS encoding DUF1501 domain-containing protein → MPQITPHVQPPTSRRDFLCRAGCGFGALAFGYMLSLEGLLARASGLRINPLSPLAPRLPHYPPMAKSIIWLFMEGGPSHLDLFDPKPTLDTLAGQPMPASFGRPITAMGTASNTLMPTKRKFKQHGQSGIWVSDWYPHVAEHADDIAVLRSCWANGLNHVGSVTQMNTGDILAGRPSLGAWATYGLGSANQNLPTFVVLADGGDPVGGPKQWSSGFLAATFQGTKFRTEGTPIFHLASPKTVGEKQQRSKLDLLADLNRHYAADKLEDTELATRLNSYELAYRMQAAAPEAVDLSQETEATKRLYGMDEEATRKTGTNCLLARRLVERGVRFIQLYCGGTSGWDAHSDIEANHSKHCKETDKPIAGLLTDLKARGLLDSTLVVWGGEFGRTPFNEKGNGRDHNPWGFTMWFAGAGIRAGTVVGTTDEIGLRAVEDRAHVHDIHATILHLIGMDHARLTFLHNGRDERPTVNGGEVIHKLLA
- a CDS encoding DUF1553 domain-containing protein, whose translation is MTLKHSPIAPPLPSGLLFAALLVLCEGGAAEPADRFKPEDRNHWAFQPVQRPEPKATHSQWVRNSIDAFILAELEAKGIQPGSPADKLTLLRRASLDLIGLPPTPEEVKAFVTDHSSDAFDKAVERLLASPHYGERWARHWLDLARYAESEGFKSDETRPYAWRYRDYVIKSFNDDKPYDRFIKEQIAGDELWPGDPNARVATAFNRHYPDESNARNLMQRRQEILNDITDTVGAVFTGLTYACARCHDHKYDPILQADYYRLQAFFANTAADDSMVLTSSEAVRRYREKHAIWEEKTCDLREELDCIEELKRKAIVKDFVDKYPEEIQAALAKPESERNAFECQMVAKAKLYLDPASHQYIAKSESIGSSLKGDVKKRWDELMAELKKFDDLLPDELPIGTGMVDLGDEAPKTYLLNRGAYDAPKEEVEPGFLTLFEAKPAKLVSLPGGHSTGRRGTLANLLADAGNPLTARVMVNRIWQYHFGRGLVATASDFGLKGDRPTHPQLLDWLASEFVRTGWSLKQMHRLIMTSSTYQQSSRYREAAAQVDSENKLLWRYPRQRLEGEALRDSALEVAGLLNVKMGGPSVFPELPQGMSVAGGWPVTKNEIERNRRSIYVFVRRNTRYPIFETFDMPDTHETCSRRMVTTSPIQALTLLNNKLTLEWAQAFAGRVLGLAGTDCDRQIDAAYRLAFSRSPDKAEQEIARRFFGRHREILSERAAGNEPLALPTNSAVPCDSMHAASLVDFCHMLINANEFVYRN